From the genome of Rhineura floridana isolate rRhiFlo1 chromosome 7, rRhiFlo1.hap2, whole genome shotgun sequence, one region includes:
- the SLC33A1 gene encoding acetyl-coenzyme A transporter 1, translating into MSPTISCKDSSRQRRPGSYQNSLDVMKSESPPLDFYGDGHAETVGAGDRVALFQEPDVRPLGTPRGYRAELGSILLLLFLYVLQGIPLGLAGSIPLILQSKNVSYTDQAFFSFVFWPFSLKLLWAPLVDAVYFRSFGRRKSWLVPTQYILGLFMMYLSVQVDSLLGEKDGKTPDVVALTVTFFLFEFLAATQDIAVDGWALTMLSRENVGYASTCNSVGQTAGYFLGNVLFLALESASFCNKYLRFHPQPRGIVTLSDFLFFWGAVFLITTTLVALLKKENKERTPSKDETKGIMDTYKLLFSIVKMPAVLTFCALILTAKIGFSAADAVTGLKLVEEGVPKEHLALLAVPMVPLQIILPLIISKYTAGPQPLNTFYKAMPFRLLFGLEFALLVWWTPKVKYEGGFPIYYYIILLLSYALHQVTLYSMYVAIMAFNAKVSDPLIGGTYMTLLNTVSNLGGNWPATLALWLVDPLTAKECVGAQGHNCGTTAAAELCTKEGGSCIITLDGYYVESVICMTLGFVWWLFLGPKFKKLQDERASSWKCRRTS; encoded by the exons ATGTCCCCAACGATCTCCTGCAAAGACAGCAGTCGGCAACGCCGGCCTGGCAGCTACCAGAACTCGCTGGATGTGATGAAAAGTGAGTCTCCACCTCTGGACTTTTATGGAGATGGCCACGCTGAGACGGTTGGAGCAGGTGACAGAGTGGCACTTTTTCAAGAGCCAGATGTTAGACCACTTGGGACTCCCCGAGGCTATCGAGCAGAGCTCGGCAGTATCTTACTGCTCCTCTTCCTCTACGTGCTGCAGGGTATTCCTCTGGGGCTTGCGGGCAGCATTCCGCTCATCTTGCAAAGCAAAAATGTTAGCTACACAGACCAGGCTTTCTTCAGCTTTGTCTTCTGGCCTTTCAGTTTAAAGCTGCTTTGGGCCCCCTTGGTGGATGCTGTGTACTTCAGGAGCTTTGGCCGCCGCAAGTCATGGCTTGTGCCCACTCAGTACATCTTAGGGCTTTTTATGATGTACCTTTCTGTGCAGGTGGACTCCTTGCTTggggaaaaagatggcaaaacCCCAGATGTGGTGGCCCTTACAGTGACCTTCTTCTTGTTTGAGTTCCTGGCAGCCACTCAGGACATAGCTGTAGACGGCTGGGCATTGACTATGTTGTCCCGGGAGAATGTGGGCTATGCTTCCACTTGTAACTCTGTGGGCCAGACAGCTGGCTACTTCTTGGGAAATGTCTTGTTTTTGGCTCTTGAATCAGCTTCCTTCTGCAACAAGTATTTGCGGTTTCATCCCCAACCCAGAGGAATTGTAACACTTTCAG ATTTCCTGTTTTTCTGGGGTGCTGTTTTCTTGATAACTACCACCTTGGTTGCACtcttgaaaaaagaaaataaggaaAGAACCCCATCAAAAGATGAAACAAAAGGCATCATGGATACATACAAGCTGCTCTTCTCAATAGTCAAAATGCCAGCAGTCCTTACATTCTGTGCCCTGATTTTAACAGCAAAA attggattttcgGCAGCAGATGCAGTTACAGGCCTCAAACTGGTAGAAGAAGGAGTACCTAAAGAACACTTGGCTCTACTTGCTGTTCCAATGGTTCCACTGCAGATCATATTGCCTCTGATTATCAGCAAATACACAGCAGGTCCACAGCCCCTGAACACATTTTACAAAGCTATGCCATTTAG GTTACTGTTTGGATTGGAATTTGCTCTCTTGGTTTGGTGGACTCCCAAAGTAAAATATGAAGGAGGATTTCCTATCTATTACTATATTATACTGTTGCTGAGTTATGCTTTGCATCAG GTTACACTGTATAGCATGTATGTTGCTATCATGGCTTTCAATGCCAAAGTTAGCGACCCACTCATTGGAGGAACATACATGACACTACTTAACACAGTCTCAAATTTGGGAGGAAACTGGCCTGCAACATTAGCTCTTTGGCTTGTGGATCCACTTACAGCAAAGGAGTGTGTTGGAGCTCAAGGACACAACTGCGGGACTACAGCTGCTGCAGAA CTTTGCACAAAAGAAGGTGGATCTTGTATTATTACCCTGGATGGTTATTACGTGGAATCCGTAATATGCATGACTTTGGGATTTGTTTGGTGGCTCTTTCTTGGACCCAAATTCAAAAAGCTGCAGGATGAGAGAGCATCTTCATGGAAATGCAGAAGAACCAGTTAA